The following coding sequences lie in one Cryptococcus tetragattii IND107 chromosome 7, whole genome shotgun sequence genomic window:
- a CDS encoding DNA replication complex GINS protein PSF1 — protein MYGDLALQLVNSSHRTTLSSTPQLPLPKYALPLILSICLETRQLGASIASIAESHGQLSLTQDRGLVCNLTVQHLAARRNKRCLLAYLATRVGGIKERWWDAGGGLAYLLSPAASASVNPEADAPDLRSALSPQELDFLRGYNNLMLDYKSDFLDVLDLTAGIEKPPGELMVDVRVVKDAGEVFLDSGERVDFRKGQRFRLERAQVERLIIQGYLEEV, from the coding sequence ATGTACGGCGACCTCGCATTGCAGCTCGTCAACTCCTCCCACCGCACAACACTCTCTTCCACACCGCAACTTCCTCTGCCCAAATACGCCCTCCCTCTTATCCTTTCCATCTGCCTCGAAACACGGCAATTGGGCGCGTCCATTGCGTCTATAGCAGAGTCTCACGGACAACTATCCCTGACACAAGATCGTGGTCTGGTGTGCAACCTTACTGTCCAACATTTAGCGGCGAGGAGGAATAAAAGATGTCTGCTGGCGTATCTGGCGACTAGGGTGGGAGGAATTaaggagagatggtgggacgctggaggaggattaGCATATCTGCTCAGTCCCGCTGCAAGCGCAAGCGTCAATCCTGAGGCGGACGCCCCAGATCTACGCTCGGCTCTGAGTCCTCAAGAACTTGACTTTTTGAGAGGATATAACAACCTCATGCTTGACTACAAGAGCGATTTTCTAGATGTACTGGACTTGACAGCAGGAATAGAGAAGCCGCCTGGGGAATTAATGGTCGATGTGAGAGTTGTGAAGGATGCTGGAGAGGTATTTCTTGATAGCGGAGAAAGGGTCGATTTCAGGAAGGGTCAAAGGTTCAGATTGGAAAGAGCACAGGTGGAAAGGTTAATCATACAAGGGTACTTGGAGGAGGTGTAA